A single genomic interval of Candidatus Uhrbacteria bacterium harbors:
- a CDS encoding GIY-YIG nuclease family protein — MFIVYILKSESSGRYYIGMTSDLEDRLRRHNRGDTTSTRNRGPWHVVWTEPFVKKTDAWKREQQIKSYKGGEAFKQLLH, encoded by the coding sequence ATGTTCATCGTCTATATTCTCAAGAGCGAGTCATCTGGGAGGTATTATATCGGGATGACATCGGATCTCGAGGATCGTCTTCGAAGACATAACCGAGGGGATACCACGTCGACAAGAAACCGTGGCCCTTGGCATGTGGTGTGGACCGAACCATTCGTCAAGAAAACTGATGCGTGGAAACGGGAGCAGCAAATAAAAAGTTACAAAGGAGGTGAGGCCTTTAAACAGTTACTACAT